Proteins encoded by one window of Aspergillus puulaauensis MK2 DNA, chromosome 4, nearly complete sequence:
- the BUD20 gene encoding putative C2H2 finger domain protein (COG:A;~EggNog:ENOG410PMXD;~InterPro:IPR036236,IPR013087,IPR022755,IPR003604;~PFAM:PF12171;~go_function: GO:0003676 - nucleic acid binding [Evidence IEA];~go_function: GO:0008270 - zinc ion binding [Evidence IEA]): MGSVRRTKTKRRTRDYDQVCADVKSAKHLSQYKATQDPEDLPGLGRHYCVECAKWFESDYNMVAHRKGKNHKRRVRLLREEPHSQKIAEAAVGLTTDNGERPQEGDDMAMDN, translated from the exons ATGGGATCCGTGAggagaacgaagacgaagcGCAGGACTAG AGACTATGACCAGGTCTGCGCGGATGTCAAAAGCGCAAAGCACCTTTCGCAATACAAGGCGACACAGGATCCCGAAGACCTCCCCGGCCTAGGGAGGCATTACTGCGTCGAATGCGCCAAATGGTTTGAGAGCGATTACAACATGGTGGCGCATAGGAAAGGCAAAAATCACAAAAGAAG AGTCCGTCTGCTACGCGAAGAACCGCATTCCCAGAAGATTGCCGAAGCTGCTGTGGGCTTGACCACCGATAATGGTGAGCGCCCGCAGGAGGGAGAtgatatggccatggataACTAG
- a CDS encoding putative mitochondrial carrier protein (COG:C;~EggNog:ENOG410PI84;~InterPro:IPR018108,IPR023395,IPR002067;~PFAM:PF00153;~TransMembrane:5 (o6-25i52-76o96-114i150-171o191-211i);~go_process: GO:0055085 - transmembrane transport [Evidence IEA]), which translates to MSSDFWAGYISGAIGIIIGNPLDLIKVRLQASSSANGSVEPRQLTRFESTSSLVRGAAAPILGYGALNALLFVSYNRSLMLLDNSITDPTNPQNCALYKLWLAGALGGIASWTVSAPTEFIKCRAQLDARPEVSSWSVAKDIIRNRGWRGLYFAGGITCARDSIGYGFYFWSYEYCKRLMASPDDEDSNSAALKVLFCGGLAGIVTWASVFPLDVIKTRMQANTIEAYAEGRTLLESQTNKPELGAFKLAREVYRIEGLKAFYRGLGVCSLRAFIVNGAQWATYEWLMKYFQNRSWDQPLKST; encoded by the exons ATGTCATCAGATTTCTGGGCCGGCTATATTAGCGGCGCCATTGGCATAATTATCGGAAACCCTCTTGACCTCATCAAAGTCCGATTACAAGCGAGTAGCTCTGCAAATGGCTCTGTGGAACCTCGGCAATTGACTCGATTCGAAAGCACAAGCTCTCTCGTGCGAG GTGCTGCGGCCCCAATTCTTGGATATGGGGCCCTCAATGCCTTACTATTCGTGTCCTACAATCGGTCACTGATGCTCTTGGATAATTCCATCACTGATCCCACAAATCCTCAAAATTGTGCCCTATACAAGCTATGGCTTGCTGGAGCATTAGGTGGCATTGCCAGCTGGACTGTCTCTGCACCTACGGAGTTCATCAAATGTCGAGCCCAGCTTGACGCTCGCCCAGAAGTTTCGTCCTGGAGCGTCGCGAAGGACATCATTCGGAATCGCGGCTGGAGGGGTTTGTATTTCGCTGGCGGAATAACCTGTGCCAGGGACTCTATAGGCTATGGttttta TTTCTGGTCTTACGAATATTGCAAGAGGTTAATGGCCTCccccgatgatgaagattcaAACAGCGCCGCGCTGAAAGTCCTCTTCTGCGGTGGTCTTGCTGGAATCGTTACCTGGGCTTCCGTCTTCCCGCTTGACGTGATAAAAACACGGATGCAGGCAAATACAATTGAAGCTTATGCCGAAGGCCGGACGTTATTAGAATCACAAACCAACAAACCAGAACTTGGTGCTTTCAAACTGGCGCGAGAAGTATATCGGATCGAGGGCCTCAAGGCCTTTTATCGCGGCCTAGGGGTATGCAGTCTGCGAGCATTCATTGTGAATGGGGCTCAG TGGGCGACATATGAGTGGCTTATGAAATATTTTCAGAATCGGTCCTGGGATCAACCCCTCAAAAGTACATAA
- the RAD54 gene encoding DNA-dependent ATPase RAD54 (COG:L;~EggNog:ENOG410PG5P;~InterPro:IPR038718,IPR000330,IPR027417,IPR001650, IPR013967,IPR014001;~PFAM:PF00176,PF00271,PF04851,PF08658;~go_function: GO:0005524 - ATP binding [Evidence IEA];~go_function: GO:0016817 - hydrolase activity, acting on acid anhydrides [Evidence IEA]), with product MYRPRPSNQGGDVTPIASRVSATSDSIDRLSKPFKCPGSATPTRASAKPARKRRKVNYAGADGDDDNGVKPYTNEERLALATRDVNRFPVFKAKDKDFTFKQRFKVPLVDKSTDGYDSSRPAPTLGMRQGATFVVKPLHDPSGEFAIVLYDPTVDDVDNSQQEKPAKPDDAEDKDPKLDEPLVHKSLADILGLKKKVEDRPKVPVVIDPRLAKVLRPHQVEGVKFLYRCTTGMIDKNANGCIMADGMGLGKTLQCIALMWTLLKQSPEAGRTTIQKCIIACPSSLVGNWANELGKWLGQGTITPFAVDGKASKTELITQLKQWAISSGRSVVRPVLIVSYETLRMYIDTLKDSPVGLLLCDEGHRLKNKESLTWTALNSLNVQRRVILSGTPIQNDLSEYFALLNFANPDLLGSQNEFRKRFELPILKGRDAAGTEEDRKKGDERLVELSGIVNKYIIRRTNDILSKYLPVKYEHVVFCNLSQFQLGLYKHFIDSPEIKSLLRGKGSQPLKAIGLLKKLCNHPDLLSLSNDLPGCEHTFPDDYVPLEARGRDRDVRPWYSGKMMVLDRMLARIRQDTNDKIVLISNYTQTLDVFEKLCRSRAYGSLRLDGTMNVKKRQKLVDKFNDPNGEEFVFLLSSKAGGCGLNLIGANRLVLFDPDWNPAADQQALARVWRDGQKKDCFVYRFIATGSIEEKIFQRQSHKQSLSSCVVDSAEDVERHFSLDSLRELFQFKPETTSDTHDTFKCKRCRPDGMQHIKAPAMLYGDTSSWNHFVNNGEQGQMNQIQDLLIRQETQERDVSAVFQYISH from the exons AT GTATCGCCCACGACCCTCCAACCAAGGCGGCGATGTTACACCGATAGCATCGCGCGTCAGCGCAACCTCCGACTCAATCGACCGTCTGTCGAAACCATTCAAATGCCCCGGGTCAGCTACGCCGACTCGAGCTTCAGCCAAACCCGCAAGGAAGCGAAGGAAAGTAAATTATGCCGGGgctgatggagatgacgaCAACGGTGTGAAGCCGTACACCAACGAGGAACGCCTGGCGCTTGCCACTCGAGATGTCAACAGATTTCCCGTTTTTAAAGCAAAGGACAAAGATTTCACATTCAAACAAAGGTTCAAAGTACCTTTGGTGGACAAGTCGACAGATGGATATGACAGCTCTAGACCCGCACCGACACTGGGGATGAGACAGGGAGCTACATTCGTCGTGAAGCCTTTACATGATCCGAGTGGAGAGTTTGCGATCGTGTTATATGACCCAACGGTTGATGATGTAGATAATTCACAACAAGAAAAACCAGCCAAACCAGATGATGCCGAAGATAAGGACCCTAAGCTGGACGAACCCCTGGTACATAAAAGCCTAGCGGATATACTTGGGCTGAAAAAGAAGGTGGAAGATCGCCCAAAGGTTCCAGTTGTTATTGATCCAAGACTGGCAAAGGTTTTACGCCCTCATCAAGTGGAGGGAGTCAAG TTTCTCTACCGCTGCACTACGGGAATGATTGACAAAAATGCCAATGGCTGCATTATGGCAGATGGTATGGGTCTCGGAAAGACG TTGCAATGCATTGCTTTGATGTGGACACTTTTGAAACAATCCCCCGAGGCTGGAAGAACGACTATTCAGAAGTGTATCATTGCGTGTCCTTCAAGTTTAGTAGGGAACTGGGCCAATGAGCTTG GAAAATGGCTTGGGCAGGGTACTATCACCCCGTTTGCAGTGGACGGCAAAGCGTCGAAGACGGAGCTAATAACCCAACTGAAACAATGGGCAATCTCATCAGGTCGGTCTGTTGTAAGGCCGGTACTCATCGTCTCTTACGAGACCCTGCGGATGTATATCGACACATTGAAGGATAGTCCAGTTGGACTGCTTCTATGTGACGAAGGCCATCGATTGAAGAATAAAGAGAGCTTGACCTGGACAGCACTTAATAGCTTGAACGTGCAACGCCGAGTGATACTGTCTGGTACTCCCATTCAAAACGATCTCTCGGAATATTTTGCTCTTCTCAATTTCGCAAACCCAGACCTCCTTGGGTCACAAAACGAATTCCGAAAGAGATTCGAACTGCCCATTCTTAAGGGAAGAGATGCAGCAGGCACAGaggaagacagaaagaaaggcGATGAACGTTTAGTCGAACTTTCAGGCATTGTTAACAAGTATATCATTCGGCGGACAAACGACATCCTGTCGAAGTACTTGCCCGTCAAATATGAGCATGTGGTGTTCTGCAACCTGTCACAATTCCAACTCGGCCTGTACAAACATTTCATTGACAGTCCCGAGATAAAAAGTCTTCTCAGGGGAAAAGGAAGCCAACCCCTGAAAGCGATTGGACTGTTGAAGAAACTGTGCAACCATCCAGATTTGCTTAGCCTTTCTAATGATCTTCCGGGTTGCGAGCACACATTCCCCGACGATTATGTTCCCCTCGAAGCAAGAGGCAGAGACAGAGATGTCAGGCCTTGGTATTcagggaagatgatggtTCTTGACAGGATGCTGGCTCGAATACGCCAAGATACGAACGACAAGATTGTCCTCATCAGTAACTATACACAAACACTTGATGTATTTGAGAAGCTCTGCAGGTCAAGAGCGTACGGTTCCTTGAGACTGGACGGTACCATGAACGTGAAGAAACGCCAGAAGCTTGTCGACAAGTTCAATGACCCCAATGGCGAAGAATTTGTGTTCCTTCTCAGCAGTAAAGCCGGTGGGTGTGGTCTGAACCTGATCGGTGCTAACCGCCTGGTGTTGTTCGACCCCGACTGGAACCCGGCGGCTGATCAACAAGCACTCGCACGAGTCTGGCGTGACGGTCAAAAGAAAGATTGTTTTGTTTACCGCTTCATTGCGACGGGCTCCAttgaagaaaagatattCCAACGCCAGTCTCACAAACAGTCTCTTTCCTCCTGTGTGGTAGACTCAGCCGAAGATGTCGAGCGGCACTTTTCTCTGGATTCCCTCCGTGAACTGTTCCAGTTCAAGCCGGAAACAACGAGCGATACACATGACACTTTCAAGTGCAAGAGATGCAGACCTGATGGCATGCAGCATATTAAGGCCCCAGCTATGCTCTATGGCGACACCAGTTCATGGAATCACTTTGTGAACAACGGAGAACAGGGGCAGATGAACCAAATCCAAGACCTCCTTATTCGGCAAGAGACTCAGGAGCGAGATGTCTCTGCAGTTTTTCAATACATCAGTCATTGA
- a CDS encoding VAC14 family protein (BUSCO:EOG09260M87;~COG:L;~EggNog:ENOG410PFWP;~InterPro:IPR016024,IPR011989,IPR021133,IPR026825, IPR021841;~PFAM:PF02985,PF11916,PF12755;~go_component: GO:0070772 - PAS complex [Evidence IEA];~go_process: GO:0006661 - phosphatidylinositol biosynthetic process [Evidence IEA]), whose amino-acid sequence MDHSIQRLLNDKVYDRRKQGALELEKVVRDSAFRGEHEVIQKIVDQLCHDYAYAVHQPHARNGGLIGLAAATIALGSEGVAPYLKEIVPPVLACFSDQDARVRYYACESMYNIAKVAKGEVLLFFNEIFDALSKLASDSELSVKNGAELLDRLVKDIVSESAAHHVSVLQLSEKQTSDVDALGDDLPTAFSLPKFIPLLKERIHVLSAFTRTFLVSWLTLLDTIPDLELVSYLPEFLAGLIRFLGDPNGDVNVATQGLLDRFLAEVKRIARLKKGLAESRKGQESDNRRSITSDTTSLATDPTTAVDAESNDVAIEDSEAEFAVEEEGLQTDGDWIPGQDVQIDYPKILDILVGFVDTSFDEEMQLTALRWIDSFFEISPEDILPFVPRLLDQVLPALSSSSHAVKETATRVNTSLLQYIFSLTLSEDASDDSRHTTTSKLPQTTTKEFAERRASTPSSRTDAPATDSKRASPRDSIMSAAPVPTPELDYGSAVSSLTLQFLNENETTRIGALSWLLMLHRKAPKKVSAFNDGIFPVLLKTLSDSSEAVVTKDLQLLSQISRNSEDGYFKAFMVSLLQLFSTDRNLLEVRGNLIIRQLCLNLSPERIYRTLADCLEKEDDIEFASIMVQNLNNNLITAPELSELRKRLRNLDSKDGQTFFVTLFRSWCHNAVSTFSLCLLAQAYEQAYNLLQVFAELEMTVNMLIQIDKLVQLLESPVFTYLRLQLLEPERYPYLYKCLYGVLMLLPQSSAFAALKNRLNSVSNIGLLHTGPRLSSMASASTPGTSSYDRSSTRLKQRDENSIRWVELLDKFKSVQEKTRSTQRHSQRPFDTDAPSSFQQRASLSSALTGADPMRRDKSLPDTPRAGFGAVGGRASPADGAGGAGGSAKGGGILGTQRQKSGLTNLGRLRIGGGKSKR is encoded by the exons ATGGATCACTCAATCCAGCGGTTGCTGAATGATAAGGTCTATGACCGGCGCAAGCAAGGGGCGCTAGA ACTCGAGAAAGTCGTCCGGGATTCCGCGTTTAGAGGAGAACATGAAGTTATTCAGAAAATCGTCGACCAGCTATGCCACGACTATGCCTATGCAGTTCACCAGCCTCATGCGAGAAATGGTGGTTTAATCGGATTGGCTGCGGCCACGATAGCACTGGGATCA GAGGGCGTTGCTCCCTATCTCAAAGAGATCGTGCCGCCGGTACTTGCGTGCTTCTCGGACCAAGATGCAAGGGTTAGATACTACGCCTGCGAGAGCATGTACAACATCGCCAAGGTTGCGAAAGGAGAggttttattatttttcaaCGAGATATTCGATGCGCTAAGCAAG CTTGCCTCCGACTCTGAATTGTCCGTCAAAAACGGAGCGGAACTACTTGACCGACTCGTGAAAGACATCGTTTCTGAATCAGCTGCCCACCACGTCTCTGTCCTACAGCTGTCCGAAAAGCAGACTTCTGATGTTGATGCTTTAGGAGATGACCTTCCAACAGCGTTCTCGCTTCCTAAGTTCATTCCGTTGCTGAAAGAACGAATACATGTTCTTAGCGCGTTTACTCGGACGTTTCTAGTGTCATGGCTAACCTTGTTGGACACAATTCCTGATCTAGAGCTTGTCTCTTATTTGCCAGAATTCCTTGCGGGGTTGATCAGGTTTTTGGGCGATCCAAATGGGGATGTCAACGTTGCTACACAAGGTCTTCTTGACAGGTTCCTGGCGGAGGTTAAAAGGATTGCTCGTCTAAAGAAGGGCCTTGCAGAAAGTCGCAAAGGACAAGAGAGTGACAATAGGCGATCGATTACAAGCGATACCACGAGCCTAGCCACAGATCCGACAACCGCTGTCGACGCTGAAAGCAACGATGTCGCAATAGAAGATTCCGAAGCTGAATTTgccgttgaggaagagggactGCAAACTGATGGTGATTGGATCCCTGGACAAGATGTCCAAATCGACTATCCAAAGATCCTAGATATCCTTGTGGGATTTGTTGATACCTCATTTG ACGAGGAGATGCAGCTGACTGCTTTACGTTGGATTGATAGCTTTTTTGAAATCAGCCCAGAAGATATTCTTCCTTTCGTCCCACGCCTTCTTGATCAAGTCCTCCCAGCACTCTCTAGCAGCTCGCATGCCGTGAAGGAGACTGCAACTCGAGTCAATACCTCGCTGCTGCAATATATCTTCAGTTTAACTCTATCTGAAGATGCATCAGACGATTCCCGACATACTACGACCTCCAAACTACCACAGACAACTACGAAAGAGTTTGCTGAACGAAGAGCCTCTACGCCAAGCAGTAGGACTGATGCACCGGCCACTGATTCCAAGAGAGCTTCGCCCCGGGATAGCATCATGTCCGCTGCCCCAGTACCAACTCCGGAACTCGACTATGGCTCGGCTGTTAGCTCTCTCACTCTTCAGTTTTTGAATGAAAACGAAACCACCAGAATAGGTGCCCTTTCATGGCTCCTAATGCTACATCGCAAAGCCCCGAAGAAAGTTTCCGCATTCAATGATGGAATCTTCCCCGTGCTTCTCAAGACATTGTCTGATTCATCGGAGGCTGTTGTTACGAAGGATCTTCAGCTTCTGTCTCAAATTTCGAGGAACAGCGAGGATGGGTACTTCAAAGCATTCATGGTGAGCTTACTGCAGTTATTTTCGACGGACAGAAACCTGCTTGAGGTCCGCGGAAACCTTATTATTAGACAATTGTGCCTGAATTTAAGTCCTGAACGTATATACCGGACTCTTGCGGACtgtcttgagaaggaagat GACATCGAGTTTGCTAGCATCATGGTGCAGAACCTTAACAATAACCTCATTACGGCGCCGGAGTTATCAGAATTAAGAAAACGACTGCGGAACCTAGACTCCAAG GACGGCCAAACATTCTTTGTAACCCTTTTCAGGTCCTGGTGCCACAATGCTGTCTCAACCTTTTCGCTCTGTTTGCTGGCACAGGCTTATGAACAGGCTTACAATCTTCTCCAGGTCTT TGCCGAGCTTGAAATGACGGTCAATATGCTAATCCAAATCGATAAACTGGTCCAGCTACTGGAGTCTCCGGTGTTTACCT ACCTCCGcctccagctgcttgaaCCGGAACGATACCCATATCTATACAAATGCCTATACGGTGTTCTAATGCTTCTCCCCCAAAGTTCCGCCTTTGCTGCTCTCAAAAACCGCCTTAACAGCGTTAGCAACATCGGCCTCCTCCACACAGGACCTCGCCT GTCCTCCATGGCATCGGCATCCACCCCAGGCACATCAAGCTACGACCGCAGCAGCACGCGCCTCAAACAGCGTGATGAAAACTCCATCCGCTGGgtcgagctcctcgacaAATTCAAGTCCGTGCAGGAAAAGACCCGCTCGACACAACGGCACTCACAGCGTCCCTTTGACACCGATGCACCCTCGTCCTTCCAACAACGCGCCTCCCTCTCGTCTGCACTCACTGGTGCGGATCCGATGCGTAGAGATAAGAGTCTCCCCGATACCCCGCGCGCTGGCTTCGGTGCCGTTGGCGGCCGCGCATCACCCGCTGATGgggctggcggtgctggtggcaGTGCGAAGGGAGGAGGGATTCTTGGTACGCAGAGGCAGAAATCTGGCTTGACGAATTTGGGACGGCTGAGGATTGGCGGCGGGAAGAGTAAGCGCTGA
- a CDS encoding uncharacterized protein (COG:S;~EggNog:ENOG410PSH8), which translates to MGLIEKLQARLEIYRLEQRYARRKHRTTFTEVQYVDGEYVYSNSSNPSSGTVSKHSTGSHWKVPSWGSSSSDPRSR; encoded by the exons ATGGGTCTCATCGAAAAGCTACAAGCAA GACTGGAAATCTACCGGCTAGAGCAACGATACGCTCGCCGCAAACACCGCACCACATTCACCGAAGTCCAATACGTCGATGGAGAATACGTCTACTCGAACAGCTCAAACCCCTCATCTGGGACAGTTTCGAAACACTCCACCGGGTCCCACTGGAAGGTCCCGTCTTGGGGTTCATCATCGAGCGACCCGCGATCCCGGTGA
- the atm1 gene encoding ATP-binding cassette Fe/S cluster precursor transporter ATM1 (COG:Q;~EggNog:ENOG410PFX8;~InterPro:IPR017871,IPR027417,IPR003593,IPR039421, IPR011527,IPR003439,IPR036640;~PFAM:PF00005,PF00664;~TransMembrane:2 (i240-267o273-294i);~go_component: GO:0016021 - integral component of membrane [Evidence IEA];~go_function: GO:0005524 - ATP binding [Evidence IEA];~go_function: GO:0016887 - ATPase activity [Evidence IEA];~go_function: GO:0042626 - ATPase-coupled transmembrane transporter activity [Evidence IEA];~go_process: GO:0055085 - transmembrane transport [Evidence IEA]) produces MLRQAARSPCWRAPARLTTHHPAFPRTRPLAATFRRPQIKSFSDKKQPDDSSAPDKKTPVPDPSSLPAKPAAPSPPKTQNAASAQKTLLSESTVGRKEQRKADWAIMREMSKYLWPKGDWGTKLRVGTALSLLVGAKVLNVEVPFYFKSIVDSMNVDFAAVGGTAYTVAGSMLIAYGVTRIGATLFQELRNAVFASVAQKAIRRVARNVFEHLLRLDLNFHLSRQTGGLTRAIDRGTKGISFLLTSMVFHVVPTALEISLVCGILTHQYGLKFAAITATTMLAYSAFTITTTAWRTKFRKQANAADNKGATVAVDSLINYEAVKYFNNEKFEVARYDKALKAYEDASIKVTTSLAFLNSGQNMIFSSALAAMMYLAADGVAAGELTVGDLVMVNQLVFQLSVPLNFLGSVYRELRQSLLDMETLFNLQKVNVNIRERPDAKALALKQGGEIRFENVTFGYHPDRPILRNASFTIPAGQKFAIVGPSGCGKSTILRLLFRSYDVQEGRILVDGQDIRDVTLGSLRESIGVVPQDTPLFNDSIQHNIRYGRLEASDEEVRKVARRAHIHELIEKLPDGYNTAVGERGMMISGGEKQRLAISRLLLKDPQLLFFDEATSALDTYTEQALMQNINSILKEKGRTSVFVAHRLRTICDCDQILVLKEGQVAELGSHRELLDTDGIYAELWNAQETSLAQDPEYERNAELEGETAGEVKDMAPKK; encoded by the exons ATGCTGCGTCAAGCAGCTCGGTCGCCTTGCTGGCGCGCCCCGGCGCGGCTCACCACCCACCATCCCGCATTCCCGCGCACGAGACCTCTAGCAGCTACCTTCCGCAGACCTCAGATTAAATCATTCTCAGATAAGAAGCAACCAGATGACAGCTCGGCACCCGATAAAAAGACCCCCGTGCCCGATCCATCCTCATTACCTGCCAAACCAGCGGCTCCGAGCCCACCGAAGACCCAAAATGCCGCATCCGCACAGAAGACCTTGCTCAGTGAAAGCACGGTTGGGAGGAAAGAACAGAGAAAGGCCGACTGGGCTATAATGAGGGAAATGTCGAAATATCTCTGGCCGAAG GGTGATTGGGGTACCAAGCTTCGTGTGGGAACGGCACTGTCGCTGCTAGTTGGGGCAAAG GTTCTAAATGTTGAGGTTCCGTTTTACTTCAAGAGCATTGTTGACTCCATGAACGTGGATTTCGCGGCCGTTGGCGGAACAGCTTATACGGTAGCGGGATCGATGCTTATTGCCT ATGGTGTTACCAGAATTGGGGCTACTCTGTTCCAGGAGCTTCGAAATGCTGTTTTCGCAAGCGTCGCTCAGAAAGCAATCCGTAGGGTTGCGCGGAATGTTTTTGAGCACTTATTACGACTAGATCTCAACTTTCATCTTTCACGACAGACCGGAGGTCTGACTAGGGCCATTGACCGCGGAACGAAAGGTATCAGCTTTCTCCTGACGTCAATGGTGTTCCACGTCGTACCTACCGCTCTGGAGATTTCCCTTGTGTGCGGTATCTTG ACTCACCAATATGGGCTCAAATTCGCTGCGATCACCGCCACGACCATGTTAGCCTATTCTGCTTTcacaataacaacaacagcctggaGAACGAAGTTTCGAAAGCAGGCCAACGCAGCAGACAACAAGGGAGCCACGGTTGCCGTCGACTCTTTGATCAACTATGAAGCGGTGAAATATTTCAACAACGAAAAGTTTGAGGTTGCGCGTTACGACAAGGCGCTCAAGGCGTATGAGGATGCTTCCATCAAAGTCACAACGTCTCTGGCTTTTCTGAACTCCGGCCAGAATATGATCTTTTCCAGCGCCCTCGCAGCCATGATGTATCTTGCCGCCGACGGAGTTGCTGCCGGCGAGCTGACTGTTGGGGACCTAGTCATGGTCAACCAGCTCGTCTTCCAACTTTCAGTCCCGCTGAACTTCCTGGGCTCTGTTTACCGCGAGTTGCGCCAGTCGCTGCTCGACATGGAAACATTGTTCAACTTACAAAAGGTTAATGTCAACATCAGGGAACGGCCCGATGCCAAAGCGCTGGCCCTTAAGCAGGGCGGCGAGATCCGATTTGAAAATGTGACTTTTGGATACCACCCCGACCGTCCCATCCTCAGAAATGCTAGCTTTACGATTCCTGCCGGTCAGAAATTTGCTATAGTTGGCCCTAGCGGTTGTGGCAAGTCTACCATCTTGAGACTCCTTTTCCGATCTTACGACGTCCAAGAAGGAAGGATTCTAGTGGATGGACAGGACATTCGGGATGTCACACTAGGAAGCTTGCGAGAATCGATCGGTGTCGTCCCGCAAGATACGCCTTTATTCAATGACTCGATTCAACATAATATTCGCTATGGAAGGTTAGAAGCTTCGGATGAGGAGGTCCGCAAGGTCGCTCGACGAGCACATATTCACGAGCTCATCGAGAAGCTTCCGGATGGCTACAACACAGCTGTTGGCGAGCGTGGAATGATGATCTCTGGTGGAGAAAAGCAACGGCTGGCTATCTCCCGGCTGCTCCTGAAAGATCCacagctgctcttctttgaCGAAGCA ACCTCCGCCCTTGATACATACACCGAGCAAGCTTTGATGcaaaacatcaacagcatcctgaaggagaaaggacgGACAAGTGTGTTCGTCGCGCATCGTTTGCGAACGATATGCGACTGTGACCAGATTCTGGTACTGAAGGAAGGGCAAGTTGCAGAATTGGGATCACACCGCGAACTGCTTGATACGGACGGCATCTACGCCGAGCTCTGGAATG CCCAAGAAACGTCACTGGCGCAAGATCCAGAATACGAACGGAATGCGGAGCTTGAGGGGGAGACGGCTGGGGAAGTCAAAGACATGGCGCCTAAGAAATAG